The DNA window AAGCGACAATTCAAATTCATGCAGTTCGTGGCGATACAATGACAGTCGAATGGGACAATTGACTTGAACGAATCTGCATTCATTTCTCATCAGTTTCTCATCTTGCCTTAATCTTCTACTCAGAAGAAGAGGTTATTGTAAGAGTAACAACAAATGAGGAGGAGAAATTACATGAAGAAATTAGTGTATATTCCAGTAGCAGTCGGGGTTTTAGCTTTTGGAGGCGTTGTATTAGCCAATTCGGAAACAGCAGCTGTTAATGGCAAAGTGACTGATGACGTACAAGAAATCGCAACTGAAAAAATGATGAGCACAGAAGAAATTTCAGCGAAAGCGCTTGAACTGGCAAATGGTCGCATTATGGATATTGAATTGGATACAGACGATAAAAGAGCCAATTACGAAGTAGAAATTGATTTTGATGGCTACGAATACGACATTGAATTTGATGCTTATACGGGTGAAGTACTTGAGCAGAAGCGAGAAAAAGACAACGCTGAAAAATCTCAGACAGCTACAGCGGGAGAATTTATCAGTTCTGACGAAGCGATTAAAGCGGCGTTAGCTACAGTGAATGGAACTTTCGAAGGGTTTGAGCTAAAAGCAGAAGAAAATCCTGCTTACTACGAGGTTGAAGTTCAAGATGGACGCATAGAACATGAAGTTGATGTTAATGCTAAAGACGGCTCTATTCTAAACCTTGCTTCAGATGAAGAGGATGATGACGACGACCGCGATTAATCAAAACTAAATAAAAACACAAAAGACGAAGGGGCGAAATCAGTTGATTTCGCCCCTTCGTCTTTTAAATTATGTCTTTAAAAGAAATCCTATTATTTGGCATGCAATAAGACTGAGGGAAATTTAACGAGTGCCACTTTCTTTAATAAGCGGGCAAAATGATTTTGGCGACTGTCCCTAGTCCGGCCGTACTCGATATGGTGAGAGTGCCGTTATGTTCTCGTATAATCTTTTGAGAAACCAATAACCCTAGTCCCGTACCGCTAGCTTTGGTCGTATAAAAAGGTTCGAAAATACCGTCTAAATCTTTTTCGGAAATTCCGATACCTGAATCTTCGAAGCTGATGGAAAACTTATTATGTTTTTCAGAAGTGATTGTTATTCGTATTTTTCCTGGCTGTTCCATTGACTCGACTGCGTTTTTCAATAAATTAATAAAAACTTGTTTTAAATGATGTTCTTCGCCGTTGACTTGGAAGTCTTCTTGCCATTCTTTTTTTAATTCAATGCCGTTCAGATTAAGTTCAGAATCGAACAAGGTAAGAATATCTTCCAATGCTTGCTGGATACTAAATTTTTTTTGTGTGACGGCTTGTGGTTTGGCAAGCACTAAAAACTCACTAATGATCAAGTTGATCCGGTCTAATTCGGATTGAATCAGTTCGGTATATTCCGGAAAAAGATGCTTCGGATCGCGATGCATCATTTGGATAAAGCCAGAGATGACGGTCATGGGATTTCTAATTTCATGAGCGACACCAGCTGCAATTTCGCCTGCAAGCTTGAGTTTTTCAGATTGTAAAATCAGTTTGTCGGATTCTTTTTGGTAGCTGATGTCGCGAGAAATGATGGATGTCGCTACTACTTTTTGGGAATGGTCAAAAATAGGTGACAAGGTGATTAACGCGTGAAAGCGGCTGCCATCTTTTCGAAGATCTACTGTTTCTAAGAGAGAGTAACTTTTTCCTTGCTGAACATCCAATGTGCGTCTCTCGACGTCTTCTTTCATGTCCTGTGGATAAAGTGGCAAGGTGTTTCCTATGCATTCTTCAGAGGTCCAACCGTACAATTTTTCAAAAGCAGGATTGACTGCGATGATTTTATTGTTTGGATCGAAAACAGCGATAGCATCTTTGGCTGTCTCAAAAAATAACTGTAAGTAACCTTCTTTGGATAACAAAGCTTTTTCCATCGATGCATTAGTTAGCTCTAGCTGCTTCCAATAGCGACTAAAGTAAATACTATGAAGCAAGGTAATCGATAATATCGATAGTATAAAAATAACGATGGATAATTGTGTGTAAGAAAAAGGATTTCCAGTATCAAAGCGGTCAAACAGTGTTGATAGGAGTGTGAATTCAATGGCAGTTGCTAAGCCGAGGATAAGAATAAGTTTGGTATCATTGTACAAAGCAGAAATAATAATTGGTACGACAAAATAAATAAGTGTAATAGGAGACAAAGATTCAACGTTCAAAATGAAGATGTACAGATTCATAGCAAAAAGAATGGCATACTGCAAGGTGCGTTCTTTCATTTTAGCCATAGCCAAAAGAAACAAAAAATAACTGGAAATTCCGAAAAGCGGAGAAACCACTGCTGTATTTGTTTCTATTAATTGATTGAGCAAAAAATGGAAAATACTTAAAAATCCGAGTACATGAATGAACAATTGGCTTCTTTTGCGATTGATAATCTTGCTTTCCATAAGTCACCTCAGCGTTTTGCTTTAAAATGATATCAGTCCTACTTAGAAAGTTATGAATAGTGAGTACAGTCCTAATTGGGTATATTGTGACTAAAATGACGCGTCTAGCTAATTTTTGTAGCTAACTAATACTATAATACTATAAGACGGGACTGTGCGAACATCATTGATTTTGATATGATTAAAGAACCGAGGAGTGGTAGAGATGACTTATCAATGGAACCAAAACGAAACAATCGATTTGTTAAAAGAATTAGTGGAAATTCCAAGTCCATCTGGATACACCATGGATGTTATGTCAAAAATTCGTACTGCATTGACACAGTGGAATGTGGAGTATGAGACGACTCATAAGGGAGCAGTCATTGCGACGATCCCAGGAAAGAATCAACAGCAGCACCGTTTGCTGACAGCGCATGTCGATACGCTTGGAGCTATGGTGAAAGAAATCAAGTCGAGCGGTCGTTTAAAGCTATCGTTAGTTGGCGGTTTTAAATTCAATGCAATTGAAGGTGAAAATTGCCTCGTACATAAAGCGGACGGTTCAACAGTTTCTGGAACAATCCTTTTACATCAAACGACTGTGCATGTTTATAAAGATGCCGGTACAGCAGAACGTAGTGCAGACAATATGGAAGTGCGTCTAGATGAAAAAGCCTTTTCGAAAGAACAAGTGAAGAACTTAGGAATTGAAGTAGGAGATTTTGTTTCTTTTCAACCAAGATTTGAAGCGACAGCGTCAGGTTATATTAAATCTCGTCATTTAGATGACAAGGCAAGCACCGCGCTACTGCTTCAATTGGTAAAACATTTTAGTGAAACGGGAGAGCAGCTGCCCTATACAACGCATTTTTATATTTCAAACAATGAAGAAATCGGTTACGGTGGAAACTCCAGCATTCCGAAAGAAACACAGGAATATATCGCTGTTGATATGGGAGCTATTGGAGACGGCCAAGAGTCGGATGAGTACACGGTTTCCATTTGTGCAAAAGACTCAAGTGGTCCTTACCATTATGGACTGACACGCCATTTAATTTCTTTGGCGCAAACCAATGCAATCGATTATAAAGTGGATATTTATCCTTATTATGGATCAGACGCGTCAGCTGCCATTAGTGCAGGACATGATGTGAAGCATGCTTTGTTTGGTCCTGGAATTGAAGCTTCCCATTCATATGAACGTACGCATACAGATTCATTACAAGCGGCAGCAGAATTGCTTTATGCATACGTGCTGTCTTCAATGGTTTCTTAAGAGTTAGGAGAGTGTTTTCATGAACAGCAAAGAGTTACTTACAGCCATTCCGTATAAGCAGATTAAAGGTGCCTTGCCTGATCGCATTGAGCATTTAACTATAGATTCACGTGATATTAAAAAAGATTCAATTTTTGTTTGCATCACTGGCTATACAGTAGATGGCCATGATTTTGCCCAACAAGCGGCAGACCAAGGAGCAGCAGTCATTGTAGCAGAAAAACCTTTAACAATTGATAATGCAACAGTGATCCTTGTCGAAAGTACGTCACGAACATTGGGACTTCTAGCTGCTAAATTTTACGATTATCCTTCTAAGCTTCTTCACATGATTGGAGTTACCGGAACCAATGGCAAAACGAGTGTGGCTGGTATTCTGCATTCGATGCTAATGGAATTAGGCGAGAAATCGGCAATGACGGGGACGATCGGCTTTAACTTGAATGGCCAATTGCATCCATCAGCTAATACGACAAATGATGCATTGACGACACAACAGATGATTGCGCGTGCGCGTGATGAAGATTGTTCGCACATGACGATGGAAGTTTCGTCGCACGGTTTAATTTTGGGTCGTTTAGCTGGTGTAGAGTTTGATACGGCTATCTTTACTAATTTGACACACGATCATTTAGATTTTCACGGAACCATGGAAGAATACGGTCATGCCAAAGCGTTATTATTTTCACAGCTTGGCCAGGATGTAGCCAATCAAAAGCAAGCCATCTTAAATGCGGACGATCCGTGGTCTAGTGAAATAGCAAAAATGACGCCTCATCCGGTGTACACATATGGCATTCAAAATGATGCACAATTCCGAGCAAAAGATATTCAATTGGCGCATACAGGGACTACGTTCACCTTGCATTGTCCTGCAGGCCAGTTTCCGGTAGCGATGAAACTGCTCGGTGAATTTAATGTTTCTAATGCGTTAGCTGCGATTGCCGCTTTATACGCAGAAGGCTATAAGTTAGATGAAATCTTACAAGCAATTGCGGCAATTGCGCCGGTAGAAGGTCGCATGCAAAAAGTGGAAGTTGAAGCACCTGTATCGATTTTTATTGATTATGCGCATACACCTGATGCGATTGAAAAAGCAATTGAAGCCGTTCAAGATTTTAAAAAGAATCGCATTATTTTTCTTGTTGGAACGGGTGGGAATCGTGACAAGACTAAACGTCCGATTATGGCTGAAAAAGCATCGGTTGCTGATTATGTGGTCTTGACAACAGATGACCCACGCGATGAAACGTATGACAGTATTTTAGAAGACCTGAAAAGTGGCATGACACATGAGCAGTTTGCTTGTATCGGTGACCGTGCAGAAGCAGTTAAGCATGCTGTTCAGCAAGCAGAGAGTGGCGACATTATCATTCTTGCTGGAAAAGGGCATGAAGATTATCAAATTATCGGCAACACCAAATACCCACACAGTGATAAAGAAATCGCGATACAAGAAGCATTGAAGAAGTTTTAGTGGAAAAGGAGCCTCTAACGGCTTCTTTTTTCTGTAGACGTTAAAATTCCTTGTTTTTTTCAGGTTCGTTCTCTAAGATGAAGAGAGTAGATTAAAGGAGCGTATAAACATGTCAGACCAATTAACGAATGAAATTCAAAATAGAAGAACTTTCGCTATCATTTCCCACCCGGATGCCGGTAAAACGACCTTAACCGAAAAACTGTTATTATTCGGTGGAGCTATTCGTGATGCGGGAACAGTTAAAGGAAAGAAAAGCGGCAAGTTCGCAACATCCGATTGGATGGAAATTGAAAAGCAACGTGGCATTTCTGTAACTTCTTCCGTTATGCAATTTGATTATGCCGGACATCGTGTCAATATTCTTGACACACCAGGACACCAAGATTTCAGTGAAGATACGTACCGTACATTGATGGCTGTTGATAGTGCAGTCATGATTATTGATGTTGCCAAAGGAATTGAAGCGCAAACTGTTAAGCTTTTTAAAGTCTGCAAAATGCGTGGCATTCCAATTTTCACCTTTATCAACAAAATGGATCGTCAAGGGAAAGAGCCACTAGAATTAATGGAAGAACTTGAAGAAGTACTTGGCATTCAATCTTATGCCATGAATTGGCCAATCGGTATGGGGAAAGAATTTCTTGGAATTTATGACCGTTTTAACAAACGCATTGAACCGTTTCGTTCAGCAGGAGATCGTTTTCTTGAACTTGATGAAAACGGCAAAATGATCGAAGAACATGAAATGAAAAAAACTTCTTATTATACACAGGCAATGGACGATATTGAGTTACTGGATGAAGCCGGTAATGACTTTTCGATTGATCGTGTAAAAAAAGGTGAATTGACGCCAGTATTCTTCGGTAGTGCATTGGCTAACTTTGGTGTGCAAACGTTTTTGGAAACCTATTTGCAATTTGCTCCTTCTCCGCAGCCGCGTATTACGCAACAAGAGGAAATAGTTGATCCAGTGGACATGCCGTTTTCAGGATTTATCTTTAAAATCCAAGCCAATATGAATCCTGCTCACCGCGACCGAATTGCTTTTGTACGGATCGTGTCTGGTAAATTTGAACGAGGAATGACTGTTACTTTAGCGCGTACCGGAAAAACGATTAAACTATCACAAACTACACAGTTTTTAGCAGATGACCGCGAAATGGTTAATGAAGCCGTAGCTGGCGATATTATCGGGTTACACGATGTAGGAAATTACCAAATTGGTGATACAATTACAAGTGGCAAGAAATTCGAGTTTGAAAGTTTGCCGCAGTTTACCCCAGAGCTTTTTGTGAAAGTAACGGCTAAAAACGTTATGAAACAAAAACATTTCCATAAAGGGATTCTTCAATTAGTTCAAGAAGGCGCGATTCAGTACTACAAAACGCTTCATCTAGAAGAAGTTATTTTAGGGGCTGTCGGACAACTTCAGTTTGAAGTATTCGAACACCGTATGAAAAATGAGTATAACGTAGATGTGCGTATGGAACCGGTTGGTAACAAAATTGCACGTTGGATTGAAAATGAGGAAGATGTGAAAGAATCGATGTCAAGTGGGCGTTCAATGCTTGTGCGTGACCGTTTCGATCGATACGTCTTTTTATTCGAGAATGAGTTTGCGACACGTTGGTTCCAAGATAAAAATCCTAATATTCGACTATATAGTTTGTTATAAAAAACCTGCTGCTAGCAGGTTTTTTTTTTTTGAGTAAAAAAGTGGCAGATAAGTGAACAAGCTCTGTTAAATTTGCGGTTATAAAGGATTTTTCTTATGATAGAAGAACACAGTAAAGAGAGGGTTTGAAAAGATGAAAATAAGTGATTTTTCGATAAAAAGGCCCGTCTTTACATTGGTCATTATGTTTTTGATCATTATTCTTGGGGCGGTATCATTTACACGAATTCCGATTACGTTGATCCCTGAACTTAACCCGCCGATTGGCGTTGTGGTAACTAATTATCCAGGTGCTAGTCCGACAGAAGTAAGTGAAAAAGTAACAAAGCCTTTAGAAGCAAATTTGGCGACATTGCCGGGTATTAAATCGATTCAATCGAATAGCCAAGAAGGCTCGAATTTTATCTTGCTGGAATTTGATTGGTCAACAGATATAGATGATGTCCAATCAGATATCGCACAAAGAATTGACCAAACGCCGATTCCTGACGATTCGAATGATCCGCGCTTTTTAAAGTTCGATCCTTCTCAATTCCCCATCTTGCAGTTGTCTTTGCGTTCAAGTGATCCGGATGCAGACGTGCGAGTGATTGCCGAAGAATTAGAGACAGAACTTCGTCAAACAGACGGGGTAGCAAGTGTCAATGTTTCAGGTTCTTTAATAGAGGAAATTCAAATTGAATTAGATCAGGCAGCACTTGAAGAAAAAGGCTTGCAGCAATCGGACGTTGTTCAGCTGATTCAAGCAAACAATATTTCTTTGCCTGGGGAACCGATTGAGACCGAAAATGGTCGAAACCTAACAACCCGCATTATTAGTACCCTGACTAATGTGGAAGAAATACAGGATCTGGTTTTGACTATCGATCCGATAGATGGCAATAATGTCACAATCGGAGATGTAGCAAAGGTTGGCATTAGTGAACGTGAAAGTAGCAGTGAAACGAGAACAAATGAAGAGCCAGCTGTCCTACTGTCTGCTCTTCAGGAATCTCAAGCAAATACAGCTGAAGTTTCAGACGCATTCCAAGAAAGGCTAGATGAACTGCTCAGTGAAGAGCGCTTTGAAGGCGTGGAGGCAGATATTCTATTTGACCAAGGAGACTATGTCAAACTGGCTATCGGTAATATCGGACAGACATTGATTCTAGGCGGAATTTTTGCCATGTTAGTTCTTTTCTTTTTCCTACGTGGCATTAAAAGTCCAATCATTATCGGTGTAGCGATTCCTTATTCTGTTATCGTTACTTTTGTTCTTATGTTTTTTGCCGATTTTGCTTTGAATATTTTAACTCTAGGGGCACTAGCGTTGGGAATTGGAATGCTAGTGGATAACGCCATTGTCGTTATCGAAAATATTGAACGTCATTTGGCGATGGGCAAAAACGCCAAAAAGGCTGCTTCTGAAGGTTCAAAAGAAGTAGCAGGTGCAATTATTGCTTCAACACTTACGACTGTAGCGGTTTTCATACCGGTTATTTTCATCTCAGGATTGATTGGAGAAATTTTCTTTGAATTTGCTTTGACAATATCCTTTAGCCTTTTTGCATCGTTGGCAGTCGCTTTGACCGTTATACCGATGATGGCATCAAGGATGTTGGGTAAGCCTGGTACAAAACCGAAAGTCCAGAGAGATACTTCTAGAAGTGTCAAAGCATTCGAAGGATCGGTCGT is part of the Planococcus kocurii genome and encodes:
- a CDS encoding PepSY domain-containing protein codes for the protein MKKLVYIPVAVGVLAFGGVVLANSETAAVNGKVTDDVQEIATEKMMSTEEISAKALELANGRIMDIELDTDDKRANYEVEIDFDGYEYDIEFDAYTGEVLEQKREKDNAEKSQTATAGEFISSDEAIKAALATVNGTFEGFELKAEENPAYYEVEVQDGRIEHEVDVNAKDGSILNLASDEEDDDDDRD
- a CDS encoding ATP-binding protein, producing MESKIINRKRSQLFIHVLGFLSIFHFLLNQLIETNTAVVSPLFGISSYFLFLLAMAKMKERTLQYAILFAMNLYIFILNVESLSPITLIYFVVPIIISALYNDTKLILILGLATAIEFTLLSTLFDRFDTGNPFSYTQLSIVIFILSILSITLLHSIYFSRYWKQLELTNASMEKALLSKEGYLQLFFETAKDAIAVFDPNNKIIAVNPAFEKLYGWTSEECIGNTLPLYPQDMKEDVERRTLDVQQGKSYSLLETVDLRKDGSRFHALITLSPIFDHSQKVVATSIISRDISYQKESDKLILQSEKLKLAGEIAAGVAHEIRNPMTVISGFIQMMHRDPKHLFPEYTELIQSELDRINLIISEFLVLAKPQAVTQKKFSIQQALEDILTLFDSELNLNGIELKKEWQEDFQVNGEEHHLKQVFINLLKNAVESMEQPGKIRITITSEKHNKFSISFEDSGIGISEKDLDGIFEPFYTTKASGTGLGLLVSQKIIREHNGTLTISSTAGLGTVAKIILPAY
- a CDS encoding M42 family metallopeptidase, which codes for MTYQWNQNETIDLLKELVEIPSPSGYTMDVMSKIRTALTQWNVEYETTHKGAVIATIPGKNQQQHRLLTAHVDTLGAMVKEIKSSGRLKLSLVGGFKFNAIEGENCLVHKADGSTVSGTILLHQTTVHVYKDAGTAERSADNMEVRLDEKAFSKEQVKNLGIEVGDFVSFQPRFEATASGYIKSRHLDDKASTALLLQLVKHFSETGEQLPYTTHFYISNNEEIGYGGNSSIPKETQEYIAVDMGAIGDGQESDEYTVSICAKDSSGPYHYGLTRHLISLAQTNAIDYKVDIYPYYGSDASAAISAGHDVKHALFGPGIEASHSYERTHTDSLQAAAELLYAYVLSSMVS
- a CDS encoding UDP-N-acetylmuramoyl-L-alanyl-D-glutamate--2,6-diaminopimelate ligase, whose protein sequence is MNSKELLTAIPYKQIKGALPDRIEHLTIDSRDIKKDSIFVCITGYTVDGHDFAQQAADQGAAVIVAEKPLTIDNATVILVESTSRTLGLLAAKFYDYPSKLLHMIGVTGTNGKTSVAGILHSMLMELGEKSAMTGTIGFNLNGQLHPSANTTNDALTTQQMIARARDEDCSHMTMEVSSHGLILGRLAGVEFDTAIFTNLTHDHLDFHGTMEEYGHAKALLFSQLGQDVANQKQAILNADDPWSSEIAKMTPHPVYTYGIQNDAQFRAKDIQLAHTGTTFTLHCPAGQFPVAMKLLGEFNVSNALAAIAALYAEGYKLDEILQAIAAIAPVEGRMQKVEVEAPVSIFIDYAHTPDAIEKAIEAVQDFKKNRIIFLVGTGGNRDKTKRPIMAEKASVADYVVLTTDDPRDETYDSILEDLKSGMTHEQFACIGDRAEAVKHAVQQAESGDIIILAGKGHEDYQIIGNTKYPHSDKEIAIQEALKKF
- a CDS encoding peptide chain release factor 3, which produces MSDQLTNEIQNRRTFAIISHPDAGKTTLTEKLLLFGGAIRDAGTVKGKKSGKFATSDWMEIEKQRGISVTSSVMQFDYAGHRVNILDTPGHQDFSEDTYRTLMAVDSAVMIIDVAKGIEAQTVKLFKVCKMRGIPIFTFINKMDRQGKEPLELMEELEEVLGIQSYAMNWPIGMGKEFLGIYDRFNKRIEPFRSAGDRFLELDENGKMIEEHEMKKTSYYTQAMDDIELLDEAGNDFSIDRVKKGELTPVFFGSALANFGVQTFLETYLQFAPSPQPRITQQEEIVDPVDMPFSGFIFKIQANMNPAHRDRIAFVRIVSGKFERGMTVTLARTGKTIKLSQTTQFLADDREMVNEAVAGDIIGLHDVGNYQIGDTITSGKKFEFESLPQFTPELFVKVTAKNVMKQKHFHKGILQLVQEGAIQYYKTLHLEEVILGAVGQLQFEVFEHRMKNEYNVDVRMEPVGNKIARWIENEEDVKESMSSGRSMLVRDRFDRYVFLFENEFATRWFQDKNPNIRLYSLL
- a CDS encoding efflux RND transporter permease subunit; translation: MKISDFSIKRPVFTLVIMFLIIILGAVSFTRIPITLIPELNPPIGVVVTNYPGASPTEVSEKVTKPLEANLATLPGIKSIQSNSQEGSNFILLEFDWSTDIDDVQSDIAQRIDQTPIPDDSNDPRFLKFDPSQFPILQLSLRSSDPDADVRVIAEELETELRQTDGVASVNVSGSLIEEIQIELDQAALEEKGLQQSDVVQLIQANNISLPGEPIETENGRNLTTRIISTLTNVEEIQDLVLTIDPIDGNNVTIGDVAKVGISERESSSETRTNEEPAVLLSALQESQANTAEVSDAFQERLDELLSEERFEGVEADILFDQGDYVKLAIGNIGQTLILGGIFAMLVLFFFLRGIKSPIIIGVAIPYSVIVTFVLMFFADFALNILTLGALALGIGMLVDNAIVVIENIERHLAMGKNAKKAASEGSKEVAGAIIASTLTTVAVFIPVIFISGLIGEIFFEFALTISFSLFASLAVALTVIPMMASRMLGKPGTKPKVQRDTSRSVKAFEGSVVWALRHRMIVLFTALVLLVVGAFGIMQVGTEFIPATDEGFVSVSVELENGSSRAATDEVVNLIEEELKLEEDVDVYVSLIGSTQQGQAQGSAETNVAEIYVKLVDLADRDRSVFDFVDDVQPRVLKTVGERALVSFNLQTAAGSSPNTLSFTVTDTDRSRLDKAVVDIEAALTELPEVTELTNDRQETIDEIQMTIDREAATEYGLPPVQIAQSVNNITRGVLATQVLAENDEVLSVYVAYEEGERNSLEKLRTLSLRTPAGEFVELQELAEIEVAQGPVSIQRVDQADSVSFTLQHQSSITLGDMSDKVDVAIEELELDDNTLISFGGDRELLDNSINDMLLAVMLAVVLVYIVMAAQFESFKYPLVIMFTVPLMAIGVAIALFVTQTPVSITAVIGLLVLVGIVVNNGIVLVDYINQRKEDGMDSYDAIITSVHDRRRPILMTALTTILGLLPLAIGIGEGTEINQPMGITVIGGLISSTLLSLYIVPIVYSLFDRQTRRMNKK